The proteins below come from a single Miscanthus floridulus cultivar M001 chromosome 1, ASM1932011v1, whole genome shotgun sequence genomic window:
- the LOC136551651 gene encoding E3 ubiquitin-protein ligase BIG BROTHER-like has translation MNSSRQMELHYINTGFPYTITESFMDFFEGLTYAHADFALMDGFQDQGNPYWAMMHTNSYKYGYSGPGNYYSYAHVYDIDDYMHRADGGRRVWDNTTPANSVDSANVVLQGSEAPRTTANTTTDECIQQVHQSLGSSQVVWQDNIDPDNMTYEELLDLGEVVGTQSRGLSQERISSLPVTKYKCGFFSRKKTRRESCVICQMEYRRGNLQMTLPCKHVYHASCVTRWLSINKVCPVCFAEVPGDEPKRQ, from the exons ATGAACAGCAGTCGACAAATGGAACTCCACTACATAAACACTGGATTTCCATACACAATCACAGAGAGCTTCATGGATTTCTTTGAGGGTCTCACTTATGCTCATGCTGACTTTGCTCTTATGGATGGCTTTCAGGATCAG GGTAATCCGTACTGGGCAATGATGCATACAAACTCATACAAGTATGGATACTCTGGTCCTGGGAACTATTACAGCTATGCTCATGTCTATGACATAGACGACTACATGCATAGAGCTGATGGTGGGCGCAGAGTATGGGATAACACTACACCTGCAAACAGTGTGGACTCTGCCAATGTTGTCCTGCAGGGCAGCGAAGCTCCCCGCACAACTGCAAATACTACTACCGATGAAT GCATCCAACAGGTACACCAAAGTCTGGGTAGTTCTCAG GTTGTTTGGCAAGACAACATTGACCCTGACAACATGACATATGAG GAACTATTGGATTTGGGTGAGGTAGTTGGAACCCAGAGCCGTGGTCTCTCCCAAGAACGCATTTCGTCGCTTCCTGTCACGAAGTACAAGTGTGGTTTCTTTTCAAGGAAGAAAACACGGCGTGAAAG TTGTGTGATTTGCCAAATGGAGTACAGGAGAGGAAATTTGCAGATGACACTTccatgcaagcatgtataccatGCCAGCTGCGTGACAAGATGGCTTAGCATAAACAAG GTATGCCCTGTTTGCTTTGCTGAAGTTCCTGGCGACGAACCTAAGAGGCAATGA
- the LOC136551640 gene encoding uncharacterized protein translates to MEFMEPKDIDWSRVVSRYVRDETYEGIEAPHWADLTDPNADRADVDDEAWFCRPDCRHPKTAEDFLKLSPSPKGKLLRSVSAMLPFAERDANTTSLRDGSSNLKWRGGGTVTSSTPPKPKAAPKKRFQEDSENQDPALATLPPRQAPSRPPFGAPRWNKNAKEAIKSSAEKRPDNAEKEALLNKYAPPRQLKSTLSARNLFSGKDILGQISEFYDELKRMVGGGRPGTDTQEEYSSNPMNPSDLMEKVAPDASVSNPVPADTVKEVARQETVKKSPSPMKGKKVGLKVEAGKQRSPSVLKEVKATPPTPQRFPSPSPNRIKNVKPGGVATAGSPLKKPLKESGEQKRWCEATLWG, encoded by the exons ATGGAGTTCATGGAGCCCAAGGACATCGACTGGAGCAGGGTGGTGTCGCGGTACGTGCGCGACGAGACCTACGAGGGCATCGAGGCCCCGCACTGGGCCGACCTCACCGACCCCAACGCCGACCGCGCCGACGTCGACGACGAGGCCTGGTTCTGCCGCCCCG ATTGCCGGCATCCGAAGACGGCCGAGGATTTCCTCAAGCTGAGCCCCAGCCCCAAG GGCAAGCTGCTGCGATCGGTTTCGGCCATGCTGCCCTTCGCCGAAAGGGACGCCAACACCACCAGCCTCAG GGACGGCAGTAGCAATCTCAAGTGGCGGGGCGGCGGCACCGTTACCTCCTCCACGCCGCCGAAGCCAAAGGCAGCGCCCAAGAAGAGGTTCCAGGAAGACAGCGAGAACCAGGACCCTGCGCTGGCCACGCTACCCCCACGGCAGGCGCCGAGTAGGCCGCCGTTCGGTGCCCCTCGGTGGAACAAGAATGCCAAGGAGGCCATCAAGTCCAGTGCGGAGAAGCGGCCGGATAACGCTGAGAAGGAGGCGCTGCTCAACAAGTACGCCCCGCCGAGGCAGCTCAAGAGCACCCTCTCAGCGAGGAATCTCTTCTCTGGGAAGGATATACTTGGTCAGATTTCGGAGTTCTACGATGAGCTGAAGCGGATGGTTGGAGGCGGCCGGCCTGGCACAGACACACAGGAGGAATACAGCTCAAACCCAAT GAATCCGAGCGATTTGATGGAGAAGGTGGCTCCTGATGCCAGCGTCAGCAATCCAGTTCCCGCAGATACCGTGAAGGAGGTGGCGAGACAAGAAACAGTGAAAAAGAGTCCAAGCCCAAT GAAGGGAAAGAAAGTGGGGCTGAAGGTGGAAGCAGGGAAGCAAAGGTCTCCCTCTGTGCTGAAGGAAGTGAAGGCAACACCGCCCACTCCGCAGCGGTTTCCATCCCCATCGCCAAACCGCATTAAGAATGTTAAACCTGGAGGGGTGGCCACAGCAGGATCGCCACTCAAGAAGCCACTCAAG GAGTCTGGAGAGCAAAAAAGATGGTGTGAGGCAACCCTTTGGGGTTAA
- the LOC136551630 gene encoding polyadenylate-binding protein RBP47B'-like: MAAPYHQPTSLEEVRTLWIGDLQYWTDENYLYSCFAHTGEVQSVKIIRNKVTSLPEGYGFIEFVSHEAAEKILQTYNGAQMPGTEHTFRLNWASFSSGERRPDSGSDHSIFVGDLAPDVTDYLLQETFRVNYPSVRGAKVVTDPNTGRSKGYGFVKFADENEKNRAMTEMNGVYCSTRPMRISAAIPKKSTGSQLQYSAAKAVYPATAYAMPQLQAVLPDSEPTNTTIFIGNLDPNVTEDELRQICVQFGELIYVKIPVGKGCGFVQYASRASAEEAVQRLHGTMIGQQAVRLSWGRSPASKQDPSAVWSQQADPNQWASTYYGYGYDAYGYAQDPSYAYGAYAGYSQYPQQVEGGVDAASVAGSHPSMEQKEEPYDPMNIPDVDKLNASYMAVHGRAMLGRSLWLKTNLLPQPT, translated from the exons ATGGCGGCGCCGTATCACCAGCCGACGAGCCTAGAGGAGGTCCGGACGCTGTGGATCGGCGACCTCCAGTACTGGACCGACGAGAACTACCTCTACAGCTGCTTCGCCCACACCGGGGAG GTACAATCTGTTAAAATAATACGCAACAAAGTAACAAGCCTTCCAGAGGGTTATGGGTTTATAGAGTTTGTTTCGCATGAAGCTGCTGAGAAAATTCTCCAGACTTACAATGGCGCACAGATGCCTGGAACTGAACACACATTCAGATTGAATTGGGCCTCTTTCAGCTCTGGTGAGAGGCGTCCTGATTCAGGATCTGATCATTCGATTTTCGTAGGGGACCTGGCACCTGATGTCACAGATTACTTACTACAGGAGACATTCCGAGTGAACTATCCATCTGTTAGAGGGGCTAAGGTTGTCACAGATCCAAATACCGGGAGATCTAAAGGATATGGATTTGTAAAGTTCGCAGATGAAAATGAAAAGAACCGTGCAATGACAGAAATGAATGGTGTGTACTGTTCAACAAGACCTATGCGGATAAGTGCTGCAATACCTAAGAAATCCACTGGCTCTCAGCTTCAGTATTCAGCTGCTAAAG CGGTGTATCCAGCAACAGCTTATGCAATGCCTCAGCTCCAGGCAGTTCTCCCTGACAGTGAACCTACAAACACTACG ATATTTATTGGGAACTTGGATCCAAATGTGACAGAAGATGAGCTGAGGCAGATATGTGTACAGTTTGGAGAGCTTATATATGTGAAAATTCCTGTTGGTAAAGGATGTGGATTTGTACAGTATGCATCTAG GGCATCAGCTGAAGAGGCAGTACAACGTCTTCATGGCACAATGATTGGCCAACAAGCTGTTCGGCTTTCATGGGGCCGAAGTCCTGCAAGTAAACAG GATCCATCAGCTGTGTGGAGTCAGCAAGCAGATCCGAATCAGTGGGCAAGCACTTACTATGGCTATGGGTATGATGCATATGGATATGCTCAGGATCCGTCATACGCGTATGGTGCTTATGCAGGATATAGCCAATATCCCCAACAG GTTGAGGGAGGTGTTGACGCTGCTTCTGTTGCTGGTAGCCATCCAAGCATGGAACAAAAAGAGGAGCCATATGATCCAATGAACATACCTGATGTCGACAA GCTGAATGCTTCATACATGGCTGTTCATGGTAGAGCCATGCTAGGGCGGTCCTTGTGGTTGAAGACCAACCTGCTGCCCCAACCAACATAA